Within the Sarcophilus harrisii chromosome 2, mSarHar1.11, whole genome shotgun sequence genome, the region CAGGAGCAAAAACTGCACCAGGAGCAGCAGAAAGAGCAAAAACAGTACCAGGAACAGCAGAAACCTTCCTGCAACCCTCCCATTCCTATTCAATGCTGATTTCCTCGACTGAAATTTTATTTCCCGGAACCAGGAATTcaccccatttctttctttctctccacatAACATAATAtctttatacataaatatataatatataatgttcttaaattattcctgattttaaaaaaaaattttgagctgCCAAGAAAAGACGTCTTCTCCCCTAACCCTTAAAAGATTTCATATGTGGGTGAGTCAAAACTGCTGAGGAAGAACATATGATTGTTaaattatagatatattttttacTCTGCGCAATGCTTATTCTTCTACATCCATAAATGCTTAAGAAGCTCTGTTTTTGTCATTCATGTgcattttcctttggaaaaagaaaccacCTATTTTACTAACCaaagacttgatttttttccccccttcctacCCTCTCCCTTAGAAATAAACACAGTTTGACCCATGTCCATATCTTAAGAGAGATTTTTTAGGTTTTCAGATACCAGAATTCCAAATCAGAAATATTTAGGGTGGGGATAAGCTGGGATCACTGAGCTATAATAAGACATTTCTAAAACACTCAATTTGGGTTGGAGGAAAGGAGGCAGACTTAAGCATAggttgtcatttttgttataagaattcagatcataaaaataataaatggggGATTACGGGTTTGGAGTGCTGGTGCAAAACAATACTGGGAATAAATCAGCTTTTCCAGTCAGATTTCATCCACATCTGCAGCCTCCTCACCATCATCAAAATGCAACCCCCAGTCCTGCTgcttttataaataataacaCAGCTGCCAATGGCAGTAATGCTGGGTCAGCTTGGCTCTTTCCTGCTCCAGCTGCCCATAACATTCAGGATGAGATTCTGGGGTCAGAAAAATCTAAAACTCAGCAACAGCAACAGGAACAACAAGATTCTCTAGAAAAGCAGCAGCTTTCCCCCAGTCAAGGTCAGGAAGCAGGGATACTCCCTGAACCCGAGAAAGCTAAATCTGAAGAAAATCAAGGAGATAGCTCTTCAGAAAATGgcaatgggaaggaaaaaataagaatagaatcACCAGTGTTGACAGGATTTGACTACCAAGAGGCTACAGGGTTAGGTACTTCAACTCAGCCCTTAACGTCCAGTGCATCCTCTCTTACTGGTTTCAGTAACTGGTCAGCAGCTATTGCTCCTTCTTCCTCTACAATAATCAATGAAGATGCAAGTTTTTTTCACCAGGGAGGTGTCCCTGCTGCTTCAGCTAATAATGGTGCTCTGCTGTTTCAAAATTTTCCGCATCACGTCAGCCCTGGCTTTGGTGGCAGCTTTTCCCCTCAGATAGGACCCCTTTCTCAGCACCACCCTCATCATCCTCATTTTCAACATCATCACAATCAGCATCAGCAGCAGAGGAGGTCTCCTGCTAGTCCTCATCCACCTCCATTTACACACAGAAATGCTGCTTTTAATCAGCTGCCTCATTTGGCTAATAATCTCAATAAGCCACCCTCTCCATGGAGCAGCTACCAAAGTCCTTCACCTACACCATCTTCTTCATGGAGCCCCGGTGGTGGTGGATATGGTGGCTGGGGAGGCTCCCAAGGCCGAGATCATCGCAGAGGACTCAATGGAGGAATAACACCTCTCAACTCCATTTCGCCTCTGAAGAAAAATTTTGCAAGCAATCACATTCAGCTACAGAAATATGCTCGGCCCAGCTCAGCTTTTGCTCCCAAATCTTGGATGGAAGATAGTTTGAACAGAGCTGacaacatttttccttttccgGTGAGATTCTACCccattaataaattagaattaggaaaaatatatgtatatataccttttGAATAAGAGGTCTTTATGTATGTTCTCATcagatcttttaattttattttggcaATTTATATGgcatacatttttataatagagataatttttcaaaacaaaaattcagctaattcattgatattttgtaattgtaatcagctttttctgattatattcctgaagataattttttgaaattggCATGAATATCAAGTAGTTTTACATACATTATAATTGTGAATTATAATGCCTTCCTAAATTGAATTAagaatgatagatttttttcccctatgtatTAGGTAATCAGTACAatgttaaatttatatatgtattcatataaaatatatttcattttaaaactaacaTTTTCTGAACATGCAGTAAATAATCCAAACCAATTGCATGGTTTACTGTAGTGTTAAATAAGACTAAAAGTGATTTGCatcaattttcttattatttaaagttttaaatataaaatccatgAAGCAATTTATTTGAACAAccctaaataaaaaacaaaaacaaaaaaaaaacaaaaaacaaatctgtgTTGCAAAATCCATTCTCTACCTTGAGCTAGCAAGGACTCAGAGTAGAAAATAATCTAAATGTTTTCTTTAGCCATGTTTAGTTCTGTGTACTTTGAAACAGTTGAAAGCAGAATACATATTTTGTGATGACTTTTAACTCATTTAGTTATGTTTTCATAGCAATATTAGGTTGTAGAAAAAGAAGCCATTACTAAAAATAGACCTGGTCTAACTAATATCGCTTGTTGGCTTTCTCTGTGCCAATATATCCTTATACTGTCAGGAGTGCAGGTTGTTTGACATTTTGAACTAATGAGCAATAGATAGAATTTATGGAAGTTTAAAGCTGTTTCATCACAGAAGTATTGGCATAGATGATACAGATGAGAAAGTCAATTCAACAGCAGATATataaataagtgtgtgtgtgtgtgtgtgtgtgtgtgtgtagtttttcAGGATCTTTGAGCAAGGATAAAAACAGATTGCAAAATAATTGCAGTTCCTAGATCCAGTGTCAGCATAAGTTGGATGACCTATTTTAATAAGTAATTTAGGGGTAAGAGATCATTAGATAAAAGGagtcctatcttttttttttttttaccgtcAGTAATCATCTACTCAATGTATCCTAAGATGAAAAATCTTTAGTAAGCACTAGTTTTGGAGTATCTGGTCTTAAAtgattactttaaaatttatttcattttttttcgtGAGAGGCCTAATCATCTTAGCTGTCCTTGTCAGGAGACCTGCTTATAGATTTTAGGAAGAGTTTTTGATACTTGAATTACACAATAATCCTAGAATTCTAATGGATTAGTACCAATATTTTAGACACTGAAAAAGGGTGTGAAAGTTAttgaaatgaaaaatctttttgtGCCTGGCTGttgaatattttaaaggaaaaagtaataTAAAGGTAATGCAATGTAAAATGTAATACAAAGGTTTAtgaaatattaatcattttattgaaatttttaaaaaatataaggtGACACTTTACATTTTAACTTCACTAAGATTTtggtcttttaattaggtcaTTAATTTGATTCCTTATAAATGTTTTCATATCATAAAGTGTACTTGTTTGACCTTGTGGTTTGTTTTTATACCCAGGTAATTtggctttgattaaaaaaaaaagtttggggagaaaaacagtttgagaaaagaagaaagcaaataatatgttcacaagatttttgtttgtttgtatatgtagctaatgaaatgtttaaaatttttctcaacCCAAATGTCATTGTaggtggataaaaaaaaaaaatgactaagagAGATCTAGAATTCTACATCCATTGAATTTTAGGGctaaaaagagctgatataaactGATTCCTCTGTTAGAATCAGCTACGTGTTAttctgaaaggagaaaaatggaggcTATTGCGTACCACTTAGCTATTGCAGTTTCAAAAAGAACACTCAAATTTCAAATGGCTTTTATAGgatgagagatttaaaaaacaaacagaaaactttTGACTAAGTTCTTAATGGTTTTGAAAATCACAAATAATTGGAGCTAACTACAAATTCAGAATTCAATGGGTGCAATTTGTGGGG harbors:
- the CPEB4 gene encoding cytoplasmic polyadenylation element-binding protein 4 isoform X2, translating into MGDYGFGVLVQNNTGNKSAFPVRFHPHLQPPHHHQNATPSPAAFINNNTAANGSNAGSAWLFPAPAAHNIQDEILGSEKSKTQQQQQEQQDSLEKQQLSPSQGQEAGILPEPEKAKSEENQGDSSSENGNGKEKIRIESPVLTGFDYQEATGLGTSTQPLTSSASSLTGFSNWSAAIAPSSSTIINEDASFFHQGGVPAASANNGALLFQNFPHHVSPGFGGSFSPQIGPLSQHHPHHPHFQHHHNQHQQQRRSPASPHPPPFTHRNAAFNQLPHLANNLNKPPSPWSSYQSPSPTPSSSWSPGGGGYGGWGGSQGRDHRRGLNGGITPLNSISPLKKNFASNHIQLQKYARPSSAFAPKSWMEDSLNRADNIFPFPERPRTFDMHSLESSLIDIMRAENDSLKGRLNYSYPGSDSSLLINGQSSLFPMEDGFLDDGRGDQPLHSGLGSPHCFTHQNGERVERYSRKVFVGGLPPDIDEDEITASFRRFGPLIVDWPHKAESKSYFPPKGYAFLLFQDESSVQALIDACIEEDGKLYLCVSSPTIKDKPVQIRPWNLSDSDFVMDGSQPLDPRKTIFVGGVPRPLRAVELAMIMDRLYGGVCYAGIDTDPELKYPKGAGRVAFSNQQSYIAAISARFVQLQHGEIDKRVEVKPYVLDDQLCDECQGARCGGKFAPFFCANVTCLQYYCEYCWAAIHSRAGREFHKPLVKEGGDRPRHISFRWN
- the CPEB4 gene encoding cytoplasmic polyadenylation element-binding protein 4 isoform X1, whose translation is MGDYGFGVLVQNNTGNKSAFPVRFHPHLQPPHHHQNATPSPAAFINNNTAANGSNAGSAWLFPAPAAHNIQDEILGSEKSKTQQQQQEQQDSLEKQQLSPSQGQEAGILPEPEKAKSEENQGDSSSENGNGKEKIRIESPVLTGFDYQEATGLGTSTQPLTSSASSLTGFSNWSAAIAPSSSTIINEDASFFHQGGVPAASANNGALLFQNFPHHVSPGFGGSFSPQIGPLSQHHPHHPHFQHHHNQHQQQRRSPASPHPPPFTHRNAAFNQLPHLANNLNKPPSPWSSYQSPSPTPSSSWSPGGGGYGGWGGSQGRDHRRGLNGGITPLNSISPLKKNFASNHIQLQKYARPSSAFAPKSWMEDSLNRADNIFPFPERPRTFDMHSLESSLIDIMRAENDSLKGRLNYSYPGSDSSLLINARTYGRRRGQSSLFPMEDGFLDDGRGDQPLHSGLGSPHCFTHQNGERVERYSRKVFVGGLPPDIDEDEITASFRRFGPLIVDWPHKAESKSYFPPKGYAFLLFQDESSVQALIDACIEEDGKLYLCVSSPTIKDKPVQIRPWNLSDSDFVMDGSQPLDPRKTIFVGGVPRPLRAVELAMIMDRLYGGVCYAGIDTDPELKYPKGAGRVAFSNQQSYIAAISARFVQLQHGEIDKRVEVKPYVLDDQLCDECQGARCGGKFAPFFCANVTCLQYYCEYCWAAIHSRAGREFHKPLVKEGGDRPRHISFRWN
- the CPEB4 gene encoding cytoplasmic polyadenylation element-binding protein 4 isoform X5, which encodes MGDYGFGVLVQNNTGNKSAFPVRFHPHLQPPHHHQNATPSPAAFINNNTAANGSNAGSAWLFPAPAAHNIQDEILGSEKSKTQQQQQEQQDSLEKQQLSPSQGQEAGILPEPEKAKSEENQGDSSSENGNGKEKIRIESPVLTGFDYQEATGLGTSTQPLTSSASSLTGFSNWSAAIAPSSSTIINEDASFFHQGGVPAASANNGALLFQNFPHHVSPGFGGSFSPQIGPLSQHHPHHPHFQHHHNQHQQQRRSPASPHPPPFTHRNAAFNQLPHLANNLNKPPSPWSSYQSPSPTPSSSWSPGGGGYGGWGGSQGRDHRRGLNGGITPLNSISPLKKNFASNHIQLQKYARPSSAFAPKSWMEDSLNRADNIFPFPERPRTFDMHSLESSLIDIMRAENDSLKGRLNYSYPGSDSSLLINDEITASFRRFGPLIVDWPHKAESKSYFPPKGYAFLLFQDESSVQALIDACIEEDGKLYLCVSSPTIKDKPVQIRPWNLSDSDFVMDGSQPLDPRKTIFVGGVPRPLRAVELAMIMDRLYGGVCYAGIDTDPELKYPKGAGRVAFSNQQSYIAAISARFVQLQHGEIDKRVEVKPYVLDDQLCDECQGARCGGKFAPFFCANVTCLQYYCEYCWAAIHSRAGREFHKPLVKEGGDRPRHISFRWN
- the CPEB4 gene encoding cytoplasmic polyadenylation element-binding protein 4 isoform X3, with protein sequence MGDYGFGVLVQNNTGNKSAFPVRFHPHLQPPHHHQNATPSPAAFINNNTAANGSNAGSAWLFPAPAAHNIQDEILGSEKSKTQQQQQEQQDSLEKQQLSPSQGQEAGILPEPEKAKSEENQGDSSSENGNGKEKIRIESPVLTGFDYQEATGLGTSTQPLTSSASSLTGFSNWSAAIAPSSSTIINEDASFFHQGGVPAASANNGALLFQNFPHHVSPGFGGSFSPQIGPLSQHHPHHPHFQHHHNQHQQQRRSPASPHPPPFTHRNAAFNQLPHLANNLNKPPSPWSSYQSPSPTPSSSWSPGGGGYGGWGGSQGRDHRRGLNGGITPLNSISPLKKNFASNHIQLQKYARPSSAFAPKSWMEDSLNRADNIFPFPERPRTFDMHSLESSLIDIMRAENDSLKARTYGRRRGQSSLFPMEDGFLDDGRGDQPLHSGLGSPHCFTHQNGERVERYSRKVFVGGLPPDIDEDEITASFRRFGPLIVDWPHKAESKSYFPPKGYAFLLFQDESSVQALIDACIEEDGKLYLCVSSPTIKDKPVQIRPWNLSDSDFVMDGSQPLDPRKTIFVGGVPRPLRAVELAMIMDRLYGGVCYAGIDTDPELKYPKGAGRVAFSNQQSYIAAISARFVQLQHGEIDKRVEVKPYVLDDQLCDECQGARCGGKFAPFFCANVTCLQYYCEYCWAAIHSRAGREFHKPLVKEGGDRPRHISFRWN
- the CPEB4 gene encoding cytoplasmic polyadenylation element-binding protein 4 isoform X6, with amino-acid sequence MGDYGFGVLVQNNTGNKSAFPVRFHPHLQPPHHHQNATPSPAAFINNNTAANGSNAGSAWLFPAPAAHNIQDEILGSEKSKTQQQQQEQQDSLEKQQLSPSQGQEAGILPEPEKAKSEENQGDSSSENGNGKEKIRIESPVLTGFDYQEATGLGTSTQPLTSSASSLTGFSNWSAAIAPSSSTIINEDASFFHQGGVPAASANNGALLFQNFPHHVSPGFGGSFSPQIGPLSQHHPHHPHFQHHHNQHQQQRRSPASPHPPPFTHRNAAFNQLPHLANNLNKPPSPWSSYQSPSPTPSSSWSPGGGGYGGWGGSQGRDHRRGLNGGITPLNSISPLKKNFASNHIQLQKYARPSSAFAPKSWMEDSLNRADNIFPFPERPRTFDMHSLESSLIDIMRAENDSLKDEITASFRRFGPLIVDWPHKAESKSYFPPKGYAFLLFQDESSVQALIDACIEEDGKLYLCVSSPTIKDKPVQIRPWNLSDSDFVMDGSQPLDPRKTIFVGGVPRPLRAVELAMIMDRLYGGVCYAGIDTDPELKYPKGAGRVAFSNQQSYIAAISARFVQLQHGEIDKRVEVKPYVLDDQLCDECQGARCGGKFAPFFCANVTCLQYYCEYCWAAIHSRAGREFHKPLVKEGGDRPRHISFRWN
- the CPEB4 gene encoding cytoplasmic polyadenylation element-binding protein 4 isoform X4, yielding MGDYGFGVLVQNNTGNKSAFPVRFHPHLQPPHHHQNATPSPAAFINNNTAANGSNAGSAWLFPAPAAHNIQDEILGSEKSKTQQQQQEQQDSLEKQQLSPSQGQEAGILPEPEKAKSEENQGDSSSENGNGKEKIRIESPVLTGFDYQEATGLGTSTQPLTSSASSLTGFSNWSAAIAPSSSTIINEDASFFHQGGVPAASANNGALLFQNFPHHVSPGFGGSFSPQIGPLSQHHPHHPHFQHHHNQHQQQRRSPASPHPPPFTHRNAAFNQLPHLANNLNKPPSPWSSYQSPSPTPSSSWSPGGGGYGGWGGSQGRDHRRGLNGGITPLNSISPLKKNFASNHIQLQKYARPSSAFAPKSWMEDSLNRADNIFPFPERPRTFDMHSLESSLIDIMRAENDSLKGQSSLFPMEDGFLDDGRGDQPLHSGLGSPHCFTHQNGERVERYSRKVFVGGLPPDIDEDEITASFRRFGPLIVDWPHKAESKSYFPPKGYAFLLFQDESSVQALIDACIEEDGKLYLCVSSPTIKDKPVQIRPWNLSDSDFVMDGSQPLDPRKTIFVGGVPRPLRAVELAMIMDRLYGGVCYAGIDTDPELKYPKGAGRVAFSNQQSYIAAISARFVQLQHGEIDKRVEVKPYVLDDQLCDECQGARCGGKFAPFFCANVTCLQYYCEYCWAAIHSRAGREFHKPLVKEGGDRPRHISFRWN